TCTCGTCTAACTTAACACTGACAAAATGAAAGCAATAAGCCCCGTGCGGTCCTTCCGGAAAACCAACGCGAATTTATCAGAGCACTCCTTGGGAATCTCTCGGAGCAAGACCCCGGTGGATGACCCGCTCAGCCTGCTGTACAACATGAACGACTGCTACTCCAAGCTGAAGGAGCTGGTGCCCAGCATCCCCCAGAACAAGAACGTCAGCAAGATGGAAATCCTGCAGCATGTCATCGACTACATCCTGGACCTGCAGATTGCGCTGGACTCCAGTGTCGCACTAACCAGCCTGCATCACCCTGCGCGGCCGGGGCAGGCTCCATCCAGGACCCCTCTGACCACCCTCAACACAGATATCAGCATCTTGTCATTACAGGTAATTACACTGTAGCTAAACAAGATTCCTGATTGGGAAACGACAGTCTGGTGTGTTGTGGAagatgtcttttttattttttatttgtgcgCGTAGCCAGTGCGCCTTTGTAGCCTATGCGTAACTCGCACAAAATGGCTTGTTGGAAAAGAAAAtggcatgtttttttcttttgtacagAATGAGATGAGGAAGCGATTCGACCTACATAACACTGTGTGCAACGCCAGACACCTCGATCGGATGCTGTGTAAAGAAATAACATttggtctgtttgtttgttttcagtccCCGGAGTTGCCATCAGAGCTGATGACAGATGACAGCCGGACTCTGCATCGTTAAAGCGGTAAGTAGGCTGTCCTCATGTCTGCTGCTGCATTCTGTCCAGGGCTTTTAGGCTCCGCTACAGCCTGTCTCCCAGTCTGCTGGAGCAGAATGGGCTAGAATTACCATTTACCAATCCATTTGTTTCCTGCTAATGTGGTTGACATCTCACGTTGCTGTAATGGTCCCAATATGTTTTGCATGAGAATGCGCTGCATCACTGGGGGCGGCAGTTATGACCAGACGCGGACAGTTGGCTTGACTTTAATCCAAATTCTAtcatatatgatttttttttatttatttttttttatcattgtagcagagccttaaaaaaaaaaaagaagcagagccGTATCTCGGACAAAACGATCACAGCATGTGACTCCTTCAGATCAGAACTGTAATGTGTCAGGAAGGTTGAATAATTGTGACTCATCTGTGTCTTAAAACATTTTGCTGGCACAAATTTTGCATTGGAGTTTTCTGGAATGGAGGATATATTCGCTCCAGGCTGCTTGGGTTACTGTATATAAGTAGCTGTCGTCAGGGTTGTATTATACCCTCTTGTGTCCATAATGAAGAGCATCTGTAACAGGAAAAATAATGGCTGTTTGGATTACTGCTACTATACGATGTCTGCACATAATTGGTACAAGAAGTGGGTAGGCGCCAGCTGAGCTGCAATTACGCTGATTCTTCCCCAGATTGTAGGCTGAAGTTGTGCGaaacgtgcgtgtgtgcgtccccccttctctctctgtgtgtgtacatctggAGCGCAGGGTTTGCTTAGTATTGGGAGTGTTTGGTTAAATGTTAAAAACTGCGGCTTCCTCCCTGGCGCCAGTCTGTCCGGATCTCTGCCCTGTTTGCATTTTCTAAACACGCCTCTCTTTCTCAATCTTTTGCAGGTGTTTGGTCAAGacgcaaaacacacacacacacacacacacacacacacacacacacacacacacacacacacacacacacacacacacacacacacacacaggacctgGGGAGCAGGACTTTCCCCTCTCCAACCTCTGTCCTCCAGGCctggatcttttttcttttttcttctgacGCTGAAATCAAGAGACTTTTGCTTATTATGGGACAATCTTATGtgatgtgttttctgtttggaCACTTCATTATTTAacttaagacttttttttttttttttttgtgggtccTTTCTGGAAATGGAAGGCGCGCTATATTCCCGAGAGTGGGAGGAAAAACGAGATTATTGGATTATTTccccccccctcacccctgTCCCTCTCCTTGTTGAAGTCTTCGCTTTTTTTGCGGAGGTGGGAACGTGAATAGAAAAGACAACTTGGTTAGTTACTGTAAAAAGTTTAGTCTTGTCTTGTCAGAATTGTTGGCACATGAAGGACTGGACGTTGTTTTAAAAAGTTAAGAATGAAACCATGTGAACTCTTATCGGGAGTTTATCTTGTATAGTTGCAGGAATTTGAAACTTCTGCAAAAGTGTAATGTTGTACTTAATTATGCTGAAACTTTTtataaaagtaatgtaaattgtaccttttttttatacaaaataaatcaaaaacgcAACTTGGAACATGTTTCATTTGGGGTGGGTGGGGAAAGAATGATAACTCAATGGTTCAGAAAACCTCAAACGTGTGCGTAAAATCCGTTTCCCAGCTGTGAATCCATCTGTTATTCTATAGAAGGACATGGCCGTGTGTACACTATGTACAGTGAACTAACTCACTTCAAAACAGATCCCACAACAAAGTGTTATCAGACCTGCAGTATGTGACCTATAATAGTCTAAAACACACCGTCAGCACGGCCTGGAGGCGCACAGTTGCAAACGCTTATTTAAGGCTGCACTTTTACTTTCTCACATGCTATGTAAAGCCAATAGGATTAAATGGTTTAGCGTGACAGGCTGAGCCATTAAAGCACTGGGTTGTAGGCTGTTTTTAAATAAACCACAAAACTGGAAAATTATGGAAATCTAACTTGAGGTGAAACTAGGCCGGCGATGCGTTACTGATCCCAACAGTAATATTTCAACCCATTAGCCTACTAGAGAGGTAGTCAGTAACTTGTTTGGGCCTGTGTTGCCTTTCGTTATTCTTAAAGGTTGCCTAATAACGTTACACCTCTTAGACCAAATAGCACTGATGTCAAATGTTTGACTTCATCAGATGATAAAAAAAGTAGTGGAAGCACCTGGTGACAAACGTAAAACGTTGCTGCTTGTTGCCAGTAAAAAATGACCAGGTAATATGAACACAGTGGACCAAGCGATGGTGGGATGTACTGCTTGGATAATTCAACTTCTAACAAATATTCTAGTGGGTGACGGTCTTAAACACTCTAAAGTAGTATAACAGTGCgcactgtagcctactgtaacgGTGCTATCAAAGGCTTAGATGTCTATGGTAAGAGGTAATACAACCCTGAAGTGAAACCCCAACTGTCAATCATCTCCTTCCTAAAATACAGCATGGCTTCTCAAATATGTTCACAACACAGGCCCGCCAACTAAGCTATGGGCCCCTATAAAATGATTGTACCCCAGGGACCACTTTATGGAATCTTTCTTGATTAAATGTGGCCTATAAGCTGTAGGAGTCATTTATATGTAAACTTAATATTGCTTTAGTTAAATGCGAAAGTA
This region of Sander vitreus isolate 19-12246 chromosome 20, sanVit1, whole genome shotgun sequence genomic DNA includes:
- the id2a gene encoding DNA-binding protein inhibitor ID-2a; this translates as MKAISPVRSFRKTNANLSEHSLGISRSKTPVDDPLSLLYNMNDCYSKLKELVPSIPQNKNVSKMEILQHVIDYILDLQIALDSSVALTSLHHPARPGQAPSRTPLTTLNTDISILSLQSPELPSELMTDDSRTLHR